The Pseudomonadota bacterium genome contains the following window.
AAACCCGGTCCGGCTGCATCCCCAGACCGTCAACGGGTTGGGCGCGTCTTCCGCCAAGAAGACTCGAGGGTATGTCCCCAGTATTCTTCGTCGTTGCGCCTCTCAAGCGGCGGCCGGTCCTCGCCCAAGCGCGTAAAGTGCTCTTTCGCGGCCCTGCGGGGTCACGGAACCGCCTCTTCCGAAGCGGCCACGTGGGCCGCGATCGGACAGGGGTCGGCGCAGGCGTGCTCGCCCGCCAGCTCGAGGGCGTGGCTCATGGCGCGCTCCATGGCAGCAAACCACTCGCTCGCCGTGGGAAACAGGTTGTCCTGGCCCACTTGCTCGGCAACACCCGTGCGCTCTAGAACGCGCATGGGCCGCCCCAATTCCGTGAGGCGCCGGGCCAATGTTCTTCAGACGAATTACGCCGAAAGCAAGCTCCGGGTGATAGATAGTGGACGGTTATGGAGCACCGGTAAACGGCGAGGCTCTTTCGGAGCTCGCCGCGTCGACCCGGTTGGTCTGCTGGCCGGGACGCCGCAGTATTCACGGAGCCGCAACGCGCTAGTACTTCAGGGTCATTGCAGTGTCGGACGGACTGCGTTAGCCGTGCAGATTGCCAAGCGTGCAGACCGATAGGGAATCGGTCTTGCTGCGAGGGTCAGGCGTTTCGAGGAAAACTCGGGGGCAAGGAGGGTGCTGTGGGAAGGGTCGTGGGTAGTCGGTGGGCAAGGGCTTCGTGCCGGCTTGGTATCGCCGAGCATGATCGGAGGGCTTGCGAGAATGCGGTGTTGAGCGAGGGGTATCAAGATCAACGGCAGCGCTCGACTGCCTTTGACGAGAGCACCCGCCGCGGGGGGGGGGACGGAGAGCGGGCGGCTCGCTTGCGGCCATCGCGTCAAGGTGATTCTAGGTCCCTTCTCTTCGCGCGCGGGGCTCAGCGCTCGCGAGCGCGATGTCGTCTCGCTGGCCGTTGCCGGTAACTGGAGCCGAGGTCAGATCGCGGCAAAGCTCCGTATTTCCGAAAGGACCGTCAAGTTCCACGTCTCGTCCATCCTACGAAAGACCGGCGCGCCGAATCTTCCTCGCCTGGTCTGGCGCCTGCTACGCGATGCCCTCGCCTCGGGCACGCTGGATGCCCCTGGGCAACAAGCGCCCGAGGCGGCATCGGCGCCGGCTGATCGGACCGGTGCAGACTGATGTGGTATGGTGCCCGTGTCTCGACCTTCGACGCAAACGGGAGGGTGCAGGTGGGACTAGGCACAGCGGTCGTCTTGGCCACGCTCGCTGCGAGCTCCGGATGCGCCAGCAGCCATGCCAATCCAGAGGGCGCGGATGCGAGCGTGTCGGGTGCAGCCGCTGGCGGTGGCCCGGCCCCGGCGCAGGGTTCCGATGCGGCGACCGATGCTTCCGATCCCTCATGCGTGCCGCGGACAGAGAGCTGCAACAACATCGACGATGACTGCGATGGACGGGTGGATGAGGGAAGTGTCTGCGCGTGGTGCCGCAAGAGGATGTCATCCTGGAATCACACATGCGTGCTGCTGCGTGCCGGCGAGGTCAGGTGCTGGGGCGAGAACTTCTACGGTCAGCTGGGCGACGGGACGAAGAGGCTCAGGCACACGCCCGTCGCTGTCATCGGGCTCGGCAAGGCCATCGAGGTGAGCGCGGGTGGCGAC
Protein-coding sequences here:
- a CDS encoding helix-turn-helix transcriptional regulator, translating into MTRAPAAGGGTESGRLACGHRVKVILGPFSSRAGLSARERDVVSLAVAGNWSRGQIAAKLRISERTVKFHVSSILRKTGAPNLPRLVWRLLRDALASGTLDAPGQQAPEAASAPADRTGAD